The following is a genomic window from Streptomyces lincolnensis.
GAGTGGAACACGTGCGCACGGTCCGCGGCCTTCACGGCGGCGCCGACCTCGGGATCTGGCTGAGGGGTCATGCTCCCGAGCGTAAATGTCCGCGATACGGAAGCGGAATCGGCGTCCTGTCTGTGGGACGGGGGGATCCGCGACAGGTTGTCGAGATTCAGAAGATTGACAGCATGCTGCGTTAGTGACAGCATTCTGTCATGACAGAGGGTTGAGGAGAGCGGAGGAGCAGTCATGAGCAGCGACAAGCCCGTGCACCACGCCGTCTACGACACTTACGCCGACTGGGAGACGGGGTACGCCACCGCGCACCTCGCCCGCGCCGGCCACGAGATCCGTACGGTCGGCCGCTCGACGCGGCCCGTGCGGAGCGTCGGCGGCCTGAGTGTCCTTCCGGACCTGGCCCTGGACGACGTACGACCGCAGGACAGCGCTCTGCTGATCCTCCCGGGCGCCGACCTGTGGGACACGTCCGACGACCTCGCGCCCTTCGCCCGCAAGGCCCGCGAGTTCCTCGACGCCGGGGTGCCCGTCGCCGCGATCTGCGGAGCCACCGCCGGGCTCGCGCGGGAGGGGCTGCTCGACGACCGGGACCACACCAGCGCGGT
Proteins encoded in this region:
- a CDS encoding DJ-1/PfpI family protein, translated to MSSDKPVHHAVYDTYADWETGYATAHLARAGHEIRTVGRSTRPVRSVGGLSVLPDLALDDVRPQDSALLILPGADLWDTSDDLAPFARKAREFLDAGVPVAAICGATAGLAREGLLDDRDHTSAVSFYLAATGYAGGERYADADAVTDRGLITAGPTEPVAFAREVLGLLGVHQGEVLDAWYRLFHDSDLQAYAVLEKAGAL